The nucleotide sequence aataatcttttaaaaaagcTGCTAGAACGGAGCATTAATCAAAGATAGGGCAGTGAAGGGCAGCGCTCTTTCTAGTTAAGATGCAAACacaatattatatatcataAAGTATCAGTCTGTACTCAGGCCAGTAAACTAAATGTGCTTTTTATGTAGGGTTACAGCAATTTTCATTACCATTATGCATGACAACCAACTTGACAGAGTCAATCTGGTCAACCAACGACGTTAATCagttgttctgtgtgtgtgtgtgtgtgtgtgtgtgtgtgtgtgtgtggaggccaGTGGACAGAGCGGACTGCCCCTTCTGCCTGAGTGAGAAGGCAAACCGATAAAAGGCACAGAACTAGTCAAACCTCTCCTTTCAACGGGGTTTAGCAGCTTAGCTTTAGCATCATTTTATAATCATATCATCTTTTCTGTAACACAAGTCATAGTTCAGAGAGTACTGGATTTTTTAGGctgattttgatatttgatattgAAAAATCTGGTAACATATTGGtcgatattttttttttccccacagacaATCTTGATATGGACCTTGATCCtgaagtttgtttgtgtgtgtgaccaagTTGAAAAATCGACCTGTCAGCGCTCTCTGGACATTTGTGTACAGCCAGCATACGCACCGATGctaatatatctgcaataagccgATATCGGCCTGGACGATGTGTCCAGCTCTACTGTATTCGCTTGTCTGCAATCAGCAGCAGCTCTTCTTGCTAGTAGTTGTGGTTCAGTACCAGCTGACCCCCACACTGTCTCCTACACACAGTCTCACCTGTACAGCGTCCTTTGTGAGGATGAAGGGTTTCATGGGAGGCCTGACCGGCTGGGCCGGCTGCTTGGCGGCACCCTGCTTCAGGCCATCCATCTTCTTGAGTATCTCCGCCTCCTGGTCAATGCTCTCTATTTCGTCCAGACACAGAGCGACCCATCTCCGGACATTCAGAAGGTAAAACTCTCTGCTGACTTCGTCGTCGGCCTGTCCGCTGTCCACGGCTCTCCGAACATCCGACAGTCTGGCTTCCAGGTCCTTCTTCTGACGGTACCGCTCAATCTTAGCTTGTCTCTGTGCTGCCATGGAAACCAGGTCTGACGAGCAGGGGACAGACTGGAACAACAAGCACACATCACAGTTTAGAGTATCACCTTAAATTCTTTTCAAACTATACTCTAAGTGACACTCTCcttctttctgtttcctctgcatCATTTTGTCCTCGAGCAGCACTGTCCCGCCAGGACGTCCTCTActttctgttctgctctgttcatAGTCAGCTGGTGGTGATATGTAAAGCTACTGTTTATATGAACTGAACATGTCCTTAACAATAAAAGGGTCtgcatttgaagacagtgataGGCCATAACGGTGAATGGCAGCAAAGCTAGCGCACAGTATCAAAGGATCACTTGAAAAAAGGCGAGAATCAAACAATACCAGGGCATAACAGATTTTAATACATCTCTGATAACGCACAGTAAAGTGAGTGGAAAACAAGGGCTGATCCCCTGTCAGCTCAGTTTGTCACAACCAGCCACCGGTCAGTCACCTGCCTACACAGCTGCTTTCGTTGCTCATATGTCCCAGTATACCCTCAGTTGCcaatttattctttatttattattcagtttATTCCTCTCATGTTTTGAATTGCTTTGAACTTGATTTGGTCACCACTGCAGCGTCTTATATATTTTTGAGCATATAAAGATGCTTTTACTGACCACACGAGGGTGCTTggctattttcatttttttataaaaaggcTAAAATCATAGACTGTATTATACCGTCTATGGCTAAAATGGCAGCTTGGGGGCCCACTGGTGGCTTCGGGGGCCCTATGCAACCGCATAGTCcacatatacacaaaatgaGCCTGGTAAGAATCATAAAGCTTGTGGATAGTGGCATAGGGTTTCCATGAGGCACACAGCAGCGACATACCAGTAGCCAGCAGCACAGTGAAGAACCGTCATAAGCCGCTGGACAGCGGTGTCGAACAGCAGTGACGTACCTAGTGCTGGACAGTGGTGTCTGTCAGTGAAATGGGATCGATAAGCGGTTTATAATTCGCACACAGTATTGGCATATCATAATAAGCAGTGGAATAAGAACGATATATGCCACATGCCGCTCTGCACAGcgtcgctgctgctgctgcgtcgCTGCTGCGTCCAACACAGCGTCgctgctaacactgctgtcGCTGCTGCGTTGCTGTCgctgctaacactgctgtcGCTGCTGCGTTGCTGTCgctgctaacactgctgtcGCTGCTGCATTGCTGTCgctgctaacactgctgtcGCTGCTGCGTTGCTGTCGCTGCTGCGTTGCTGTCgctgctaacactgctgtcgctgctaacactgctgtcGCTGCTGCGTTGCTGCTGCTGCGTTGCTGTCGCTGCTGCGTTGCTGTCGCTGCTGCGTCGCTGCTGCGTTGCTGTCGCTGCTGCGCTGCGCTGCTGCGTTGCTGTCGCTGCTGCGTTGCTGTCGCTGCTGCGTTGCTGTCGCTGCTGCGTTGCTGTCGCTGCTGCGTTGCTGTCgctgctaacactgctgtcGCTGCTGCGTTGCTGTCGCTGCTGCGTTGCTGTCGCTGCTGCGTTGCTGCTGTCGCTGCTGCGTGCTGTCgctgctaacactgctgtcGCTGCTGCGTCCACAACTACACGCCACTCAGCGCTACAACTAATGATGCAAACAATTACAGTAGCTCCTTGTAATGATCAGTATGTTACATATTTAAGGGCTCTGCAAAACTTCTTAGCAAAGTTACCAGCAAATGATCAAATGGTAACTTAGCATTTGACCCTTTTCAAACTGACGCACGTCGCTTGTCTTACGAAGCTGTCATTTATGCTAGTGTAATCATTAGCTGAACCACTTACCTTGGCTGAAGAGTGTCCATTTTCTGATGCTTCGTCAGGGCTTGTGTTTTCATTCGTCGCCTTTGGCAGTTCAAACTGTGATGAAGTTATGTTATACTCTTTACATCTCCTCAAGAAATCCATAAAGTAGGCCCGGGCTGCTCGGACTGTCTCCAGCCGTTTGTCTCGGCTGGTCTGCTTCATGGTCAGCGCTCCTAACAGCGCGGGCAGCAGCAGGTACTTCAGGTCTGCCGTGGCgatctcctccagctcttcattGCGGCTGAACAGGTCGAGCTGAGCCACCATTCTGGACGCTTCCTCCAACATGCTCATACCGCGTTTCACTCGGACCTGGATACTGTTAGAGCCAAGTGCCTCGTTTGTACTGTCTACCTCCTCAAGTATCTTCCATCCACGATCTAGCAAGTCAGATAATTTAGGGTGTTCTGCGTCTGAATTTACTAGCTGTCTAACATCgttgctgttttcacattccgcCATCTTGTCACATTTTCCGGGTTCCGTCTTCTTCGACTAATGTTTTTTGCGACGCAATGCTTCAAGGAATGTCACTGCCCACCACAGGTCAAACATTAAAACTGCACTGGAAGGCGCAGACATTGTGGTACCAGGCGGCTCGCCTGCTTGTACATTGTAGACTATGGGGCGTGTGATGTCCCGGCCCTGGCGGTACCGAACCACAGGCCCTCCCCGGTACcacaacattttagaaaagTCCTGTTGAGAGTTAGAAAGGCACGTGCGGCCGGCCCGTGGATACACGGTCAGTCTCGGCAGGCTATGTTCACAGAGTGGCTGTTGTTTTTAAGTGTAGGATATACGGCAGAAATGAGGCTGTTCATTTGATGGGGTTCGTGCAGACTGTGTGTCCGGGACACGGAGTTGTTTGTGTTAAATATTGCAGCTCTCTTCTGTCCCGTCGTGTGCTATAGGCTTCATTTACTGTCAGCGCTTGCCTTTATATCAACAGGAGTGCTCTCGTGAGGCTGTTGCACCAAAAGCTGCCTTTTGttaaggtcagaggtcatttcagcaccacagcggcagacagacagctgatgcCTGGCCTACACTAGGCGGGAACGGGATACTCGGCCAAGCCAGTGCAGTCGCCTCTGGACCGCACTGCACGGCCGACGGCTGGCAGTGGGATAAGGGCAGACCACCCAGCGAGGATTCATTCAGGGTCCGgctcctcccttcttcctctctctgtcactgctATCCGAGAAGGACGAACGATGGCCGGCATGCTGGACCGTTGCTACACTGACTAGCAACATGGCCTTCTTAGCGGGCTCTCTGGACCATCTCGCTCATCAGCGGACGGCAGCTGCCTTCCTGTGAATGTCCCAGGCGTTGGCCTTCAACAGAGGCCTCGGGTCTCCCAGCTGCTGTAGTTTCCACTATTCAGAACGTACGGGCCCCTCCACCTCCAGGGCATGTGGGACATGTGTTCGCGAACTGGTGTGAGGGCAGAGCTATCGGCCCACCCTCATCACATCCACCTTCAAGTCTGAATTATCAGCCGAGAGCCTTCTTTCCCCCCTCCACACCAGGGTGAGGGGGAGAGGCACCTTCCCTCCTTGTGTCCTGTTTGTGTGCTTTGCTGTTATGTGCTCCACACAGCAAGCTCCAACTGTTGGAATGCCATGGAGTGCACTGCTCTCATGGCTCAGCTGCTGGCTCTTTGGTTGTGCGATGTGATTTGCAAAAGCTGGATTGCTGTGTGTACAGATTTGGGCCCAGCTTGGGAGTACATCACATCCCTAATGGCCTTCGCCTGCGGTCGTAAGCAAAAGTGAAGCCTGTTAGAGGGCGGAGCACGTAGCAACTAGAAATAGcagttacctggatgtaactccagttccgTACGTGCACAGCCCTCTGTCTACAGGCCCAGCTGGCCCCGTTTCCAGTTTCTGAGCTCACAAAGGAGCAGAACAGCAGGTGCACTGGTGTGTTGCACTGCATGGTTGCTACCTCTTGATTGGGCAGTGAGTCCAAAGATCTGTCTCAGGGTGCTGAGGCGGAGCCTCGATAGGGTAAACCGATAGCGAAGCCTGTCAGAGGGATAGCACATACTCagagaactggagttacatccaggtaactacTAATTTCCTTCAAAATTCTCCAAATACAGGTGAAGGCATTTGCTCACCAGCTGGCGGTCACAGGTGGTGACGCACTGGTCAGCTTGCATTTCACCAGCAGAGTATTCATGACACAGCCACGGGAATGGCACACTGACAGATACAGCGCAACAGGCATCTTGCTAGTAGTCACTGACTGCACTAATTGAATCCCTCAAAACTAAAAGCCTGAGACTACATTGAGAGGAAGCCATCAGATCACAGGTGGTCATGTCAAAGTCAGCATATCCAGCCATctgttgaaatatttatgtCATAGATAATAAATGACAATTTGCGTCTAGCCACAAGCCATGCTTCCCCTTGTGCGAACTGGGCtccaaaaactgaaagaaagaggaagagacaaacACTGAAAGGCGGCTAAGGCACTTTAATATCAGAAATAATCTTCAGATCAAATATTCTCTCCTGGTACAACCTGATAAGGCAAccacaaaacatttaaagcacTTGGTTttacacaacagaaaaaaatgtattctcatGAATGAATACTTCTCATGATGTATACACACTCCAGAGTCTCATCTTGCTCTGGGGTTAAGGCCATTCTTACTTCTTAATAAGGGACAGAAATCATTACAGTTACAGTCAATCACCGTTAGTGTGAGTAGTTAACTTGCCATCTGCTCCTATTACATTTGaacacaacagcagctcattttAGACCTATTACATTCAAAGGTACATTAAACCCATGTGAAAAATGATTCACTGTCAAGTGACCTGATAAATCCAAACACGACTTAATTAGTAGTAGAGGTGATTTGATGAAAACCAACCAAACAAACCactttttcattcttcatttaactttttttttctatttctcatTTGGCAATTTGAAAAAGAATGGTGGAGGGAGGTATGGTGATACCGTCCCCACTACTGAAAACTAAACTTTCTTAAACTTCCATCTACTAGTACTTTATACTATTATAGGTTTGTAGCAAACCCTGAGTGTGAGGCTGCACTCTGATTTGATGTCCTCTCAGGACTTCTGCGTCCACCACGTAGGAGCCGTTCATTTGAATGCTGTAACGTGCTACTCCGTTCCACCCTACACTGACATCACTGAGGGAGTAGTGATGAGTGACTGAACTGCCTTCAGATTTATTAAAATCACCCTATATATTTAGTTCCTAAGCATACATGTCATCTCACACCCCAGTGGCTCAGCAGTTAAGGCACGGAGCTAGTAGAGTAGCAGAGTGGGCGAAGCTGCAGGTCCTGCCAGGATTTTGCGCTGTGAAAGCTGGTCTTTAAATGATAACCTCAGTGTTCATCAGCAGACACAAATGACTACTTAATATAATGACAGCATTTATAGGGCTATGTTATACTATTGGTTACAAGTATTTCTACTTGTTTCTGTGAAATCATGTTTTACATACTTTTGATTTGGTAAATAGGTCTAAATACTACAGTACCCATGAGCCTTAGTGGCCATTGCTACTTGGAAGATGCTAACTAGGAGCGCAAATACCAACTGTAGAACCCTGAACTCTTTATTGGTGCTGGATTACCAGCCAGGCAAAGTAGCCACGGGGACCCAGAACTCCAGGGCCACCAACAGCCCCAGGCTTACTGTGTCTCCACTGGTTTGTGCTGCTTTAACAGAACATTTGTTTGGGAGTATGTACCATGTTAAGGGCCTTCAATTGGGTCCTACGTAAATACCAGACCTTGAGGCCCTGTGTTGTAGAGGGGaccagaattttcctttaaagtcCAActcaaatcacatttagtcTTCCCAAATAATGTCAAAGGGATTTTTAAACGTATTGTTAATAGTTTcattattaaaaggaagaaaaaagggaaatatttttctctctgtggctgGAGGGTCGTCTCTGTGTTTGATCGACAGCAGCCGGCAGGCTGAGCCCCAGCAGGCgaaaaagagacaaaggaaACCAACTTGTAGCTTATAAGCCATGAGCCGACAGCGTGGTGTTAGTGAGActgaagagtaaggaccacagCAGCCTCTAAACTGACAGAAGTGATATTTGCAGGtacgtttacatgctgtttaacaCTTTAGCAGGACAAACaatgtgggttgttgttcaaAGTCTATGgttcttgtgttgtgtagcaggctgctgtctggctcagttTGACCGGCTTCCTATAATACAACAATGACGTTACTGCTTAAGAAAAAATATGGAGCCAAAATGAATCCATTTGATTGGCTTCATGGAAACAAGTTCTCCATCTAGATACAAGCAGAACTAACACTATTCcgacaaatgaatgaaagatgGGGACGGcttcatgaaaccaaaaaatatatattaaatgtaaatttctctttttttcccccagagaaCACAGGGCACGTGGCTTACAAagcagatatgtatgctgtagcagacaaaaaaaacacaagatgtCGTTTCAGTTAGATTTAACACCTTCTCTGGTACAGTTTTGTTTCATTATGTTTAATTTTCCTGAATTACTGTGTTAATAAAATGGCCACGAACCAAATTTGGTTGGTTGGGTTGAATAAATGAGTGGGTACTTAGTATATGTACTATCACAGAACACTGTGTCCATTTTCTCTGCATTTAGGACCAAAATGTACTGTTCTGTCCAGAAAACTTCCTCGGACATTATTGGGATATTACAGGACCTGTATAACCTGTAACCAAAATGATTTCCAGAAACCCTGGATGCCTGAAATAACTGCTCCCACTTTGCTACTCCATAAATATCATAACCTGGTTTAAGTTCAGCCACACAGAAACAACCAGAACAGAGTCCATGACCTGTTTATGGTtccaacagtttaaaaaataaagctaCAGACTGAGGTGTGTGTCCAGCAGCTGGCAGTGGAGCTGGACTGAAAAACTATTACCAATCAATCAATTTAAGaaattcagattttgtttttcaaaattctAATctagaaaacacattttggcaCAAGACAGTTTAAATGCACACTGGTGATGATGGCTGTGTTGTTGGGAAATGAATTGCTTGCTGAGTCTTTGTAGAAGGCacagtgtgtatgaatgtgtgttgacacacacacacacacgtttggaCAAACCATGGCTTAGTGAACAGAAATGTGGCATTGTTGCCATTGACAGCACCCCGTTTGTTGACAGGACTTTGGGGAACTTCCTGTCCTGAAGTCCATACTTGCTGTGAAGCTGGAAGATGCTGGTCAGCTCTAACTCATCAGGAAGCTGCAACAGAGGCAACATGACTTTTAGCCAACAGGAAATAAGGCATtatctcagccaatcacagaagGTAAAACAAGATAAACAGATATAAAAGGGTCTGCCTGTCTCTACCTGTATGGGTATCCATGGTACTTTGCTCTGAAAATGGACAGCAGCCAGCTGAAGAACAGCATCACCAGACCAATACCTGCTACACACataactgacacacacacacacacacacaaaatcagttTTGCTATACAGTCTACAGGGCTTAAAGCAAGGAACATTTCTGTGCTTGAAATGTGTTTGGGGGTTTGGgggcttccttctcatctctgttgagagctgcacatgcgcagtactgATCAGGCAGGATGTAGCGACAGTGGTATAAGATGCTAACAACATAGCCTAGCAAGCTTCAGGCTACAAGAAGCTACATGACGGCTGTGGCACATATCGCACCCTGTTTCAGAAAGACAACACCACCAAATCAAGTGTTGACCGCAGGACTTTGTGAGACTGTGGTGGGTGGCCCTTGGACCCTCTAGGGGGGTCCGGGGACATGCTCTCCCGAGCGAAaactttgtacattttaaagctAAATGCATCAATTTGGTGCCCTTTGAGAGCAAAATTAAGAGGCTAGATTTATGAAGAACTTTGTGCTCTAGCAAACAATTGAATCACAAACACTTTCAGGGTTTATTTATCGTTAGGATCTTTATCTTATCAATACTCTTATTGACCTGGCTCTTTAGCAATACTAAAGAATTGAAAAGAATACATTCAaaaacaggattagaattgatttatattttaaatataactcaatcttgtttctagagcagcaacagtaaagttcacaacagcagagtcactatatacactcaataatatctcactggagaCAAATGGAAAATGCCAGTCAAATAAGTAAGtttcagtaaataaataatattcctgaTTCCTGggcagtccttcctcctgtccgcTGAATCACAGCAGCGGGGGGCCAGTAGCTAAGTTTAAGTGTGGTAAACTAAGATAGGCTACAtgctttcgttttagcttgttcgtgacaattagctattagcttaaGAAGCGCGCtgaggaaaacaacaacaatatcgCTATTCTACATTTTAAtcgagttgtcgtcaactccAGTAAAACGTTACCATCACCTGGTTCATCTCCACCGCGGCCTGTGTAGGAGCTGAGACCCCCCAAATCAAAcatgcagaggagaggacagaaaatAGCTCAACCATAAATGGCAGCTAATGAATGCAAGAATATTTTCCATAGACATAATTATCTATGATGAAaccgtcttgtcctctctggctgttagcttcgcagcagcagctgttagttagttagctaacgttagttacattacttgctgtgtcgttgttcgctctgaATCATGGTACTGGACTATTCCAGAATCACAGACCCCACCTTTAATGgctagatttaaaaaaacttccTCAAAATAAAAAGAGCTGAAGAAATTCTATTTAACCTTTTGAACCCGTCTTTCCCCTTAAAATTTCccaatatttagatttttagttaaaaaaacccaacaacaacagTGTGACAGCATCACATACGTACTATAAATTCTCACACACAAGCTGGTATTTTAATATGGCtggcacaaacaaataaaggctgACCGCTAATAAAGGGCAGGTAAAAACACTGAGCAGGGTGGAATTACCTGTAATATAATGTCTCACATGTAAATTACattgtacatttccacagcaccaGTTGTGttatactcaccactctgctgctctcacgTTCTCTTTTTTACACTAATACTACTTTCATTTACtgactatttccatttttttttttttacaagcaaTTATAAGGGTACCATCAAGAAAACTCAAGCTTTCCTGTATATGTTACAAATTAAAAGCCAGCCAGGAATGCCATGGAAGCGACTATGCCCTCTGAGCCGCTGgaaggcttttactgtgaaacatcTCTACAGGTGAAGTGTTTGcattaacagcaaattaaaagtTCTTACTAATACATGATGAATAAAGCAGTTGGGGTGAAGAAAGGCCTCAGAGAATATACGATATTGGGGGTTTGCTGGATTCAACGCTTCATTGAAGCTATTTGATGCTTTCAGTGTCAAGATGTTCAAATCAAATGGCAGCATTCAGCAGGACATTATAAACATTTCTACCAAATCCAGCAttaagttctgtgggtttgaacaatgctTGGCTGCACAACATGCGTTTGTACTGATGGACACCTCCAGTGTTGGAGAGTTGACAAGGTCAAGCTCTTCCTGAACAACTACACTGAGATTTTTTGGATGTTGGATGAACAATCTTTGCGTTTATTGGGCTGGCCCCGCTCTGCTGCGGTCCAGCTGATAACGATCTAAAGTGTATGCAAGAAGGCTGAGGAAAATAGGAATAatcagtgtgcgtgtgtgtgtgcacacatactcTTCCTCTTTCCAATGTCCATGTCAGAGGTAGCAGCCTCACACAGCAGCACCATTCCCATGGTAACAGCAGCATCTGGCAGTAAGGTCAAGGTTTAGACAACAAATGCATGTGATGCCTGACTTGGGCTACTCAAAAGTCAAACCACTACCACCAGAATTAAACAGATACAACCCTACAAGTGCCACTTTGAGATCAGGCATGTGGAAGGGGGGTGGTCTGCAGCCCTGTCACAAACAGATTGTCAAACTAACGATGAGCTTTAAACATAATAAAGCTAAAGGAGTAAGGATTAGTTTTGCTTGGGCTTGTTTTTATCTGGGCATTTTACAGGAGTTAATATAGGTAAGAATTTGGGGTTATTCCTAAGTATTCAGTGTGTGCTGCCTGTAAAAGTGAGAGTATGCATACAGCTGAAGGATACTGAAGAGTAGGACAATGTGCGTCTCAGCCACAAACTGGGCCTGACTGCTGCCGTGGATGTAACtctgaaaacagacagacagtttaaGACTATTCTGATTCACATAATATATTTCGAATGAGGACATATTGTAAAAAGTGTGCTTCTGTCTTACAACTTGTCCGGTGCTGGGGTTCTTGTGTGCATAAGGTGGTCCTCTGATGTGGTTCCACATCTGACCTGAGGTCATGATCAGGACAAAACACTGAAACGCacagaaaaaagacacaatTATAAAGATCAGGACATATTCATCAGAAACTGGGGTGGGAGACTTCACCATTTCCTTTACATTAAAAgatttttcattctgttttccCCCGTAACAGTAGTTTTACCAGAGATTAGAGACTTGATTAAAGACTCCTTGTGGAGTTTGGGGTGCGATTCATATAAAGCCAAGAAGACAAATAATCAACATGTGATAATGTTCTGAATAATATGCAGTATGTTGAAAAAACAGGAGTGTGCAGGATCTTAGTCTCTTTTCCAGGCAGAACCTGAAGTCTGAACATGATGAACATATAAATGGCAGAAGCTTTTGCAGGATTATGTAACTGGCTGGGACACATTCAGTTCAGAGCAGGCTACTTCCCACAACCACTGCGGGGTGGGTggatgcctgtgtgtgttggctgtTGTTACCAGTGCAGAGACGGCCCAGACATTCTTGTTAAAGAGAAACTCCAAATTGTGCCTTCGTAGATATGCCAGTCCTCCAATCACAGCCAGGAGGAAGCCCAGCAGGAGAGGCCCTGCGTAGTTGGGAGGACGAATGACACggatctgaaaaacaaacaaacatgactAGTCATCAGAGGCTCCCATCGTCATGAGTGCGACTGTTCAAGTTCACGAGACGAGTGAAgatttttggtttatttgatGGATCACATCAGGGGCCCTGGCCACTTAGTCAGATTTAATGGTATGTTTTGCAATTACCTGCACATCAGTCCTGTCTGCCACCCATCGAgccagctgctcagctgcaaAGCCTCTGACCTGCAGCTCATAGGTATCAGACCTGCGAGGTTTCCCTTTGGATGGGAAGTGGAGGAAGGTCGGAGCAGAATTCATATTTagctgcaacacaaacacagtcaaaaCATTCAATATATGAGTCCGCTTATTCTCATTCATCTCATCTCACAGATTCAGCTTTCAATGTCTGTAAGCAACTAGAGTTAAAAAGAACCGAGAGTTGTTTCTTTACACTTTTGTGAAGATAAATCTTTGCGTTGCCTTGACTTTGGTCGGCACCACCGGGAAAAACCTCCAAGCGCTTCGTTCCGTTTTTAAGTTTAGGAGAGATGCACATTGATGACGTGTCGCTCTCGTTCCTGTGGAGTTTGAacgcacttattgtaagtcgctcTGGACAAGAACATCCAGGGTGGCTTTGGTGCACCAGGCCAGACATCTGCTGGTCCAAGGGAGTGAGCTTTTCATTGCCAAATAACTGAACTCAATCTTAGTTTAATCATTAGACTCCAGTCAACTTCTGCTCTTTATCATGTCATAAACAACACAGTCTAGTTTGCATGCATGTCCCAGTTATGAGACTTATCCTGGTCATACTCATATGGACCATAAGAAACGCTGGTATTCATATCCCCTATATCTCCATATCCAGATTACTGATGGTCTGTGCAGGAGTGTCTTTGACTCCTGCACTGAGGTGCAGCTTCTCGTACTGCCTGGCTGTCATCTGTGAATGTCCCCAACGTTTTATGatccaatatttattttaattctatttaCATTACACAGATTACAGTACACACTTAGCCAACAATATGCCTGCCCATTCAAATTATTAAAGCAGTTTAGATATGTCTGACAGCTGAGTAGCGctgcattaaaaatatttaattttgtataTTATCCACAGAGGATATTGAAACTGTTGTGGCAGGAAAGCCAGGATGGTATTTAGACAGACTTGTCAACCTAAGCATAGACAAAAGACAGAAGCTTTCACCTTGAGCAGCACTGCAGAGGTGTGGTTCACCAGCAAAAGGTCATTGAATTAGATCAGtaaatcagtttttaaaacCCACAGCAGCTCTGCTCGCATTGCTCACTGATGTTTGATGCCacatcattaatataaaaaccaGAGgctttcaaactgtgaggcgtCATCATCAGGTTTTTAAGTTTTGATCAGTATCAAACTAGTCCAGTGAcagccaatttgccaaaatgtaaacaaatagaCTGAAAAAGcggggctcaagttgtagccgACTGTTATTTTACCTCACAGTCTtgggcaaaaacacaaaagtcgCAGGAAAATAAAACGGATGAGCTAAGACTCAGGCTAACTCAACAACGGGAAATCGGAGACTGCTGTGCCCTCATCTTTTATGAATTATGAGTATTATTcaacacgcatacacacacacacacacacacacacacacaaaccttacTCTTCAATATATAAACTACAACAACTGCTGCTTATTGTCAGTGTGTTCAGTAGTA is from Siniperca chuatsi isolate FFG_IHB_CAS linkage group LG8, ASM2008510v1, whole genome shotgun sequence and encodes:
- the igbp1 gene encoding immunoglobulin-binding protein 1 encodes the protein MAECENSNDVRQLVNSDAEHPKLSDLLDRGWKILEEVDSTNEALGSNSIQVRVKRGMSMLEEASRMVAQLDLFSRNEELEEIATADLKYLLLPALLGALTMKQTSRDKRLETVRAARAYFMDFLRRCKEYNITSSQFELPKATNENTSPDEASENGHSSAKSVPCSSDLVSMAAQRQAKIERYRQKKDLEARLSDVRRAVDSGQADDEVSREFYLLNVRRWVALCLDEIESIDQEAEILKKMDGLKQGAAKQPAQPVRPPMKPFILTKDAVQAQVFGAGYPSLPTMTVDDWYEQQKSHGVLPDHRIPRKLAVEEDTDAKDREEEEKEKQAENDDEESLLKARNWDDWKDTHHRGYGNRHNMG
- the LOC122880579 gene encoding magnesium transporter protein 1-like; translated protein: MFGKLYVSLFLLFIFYHDPAEAQKKKETLLSEKVTQMMEWTSRRSVIRMNGDKFRRFVKAPPRNYSVVIMFTALQPQRQCGVCRQADEEFQVLANSWRYSSAFTNKVFFASVDFDEGSDVFQMLNMNSAPTFLHFPSKGKPRRSDTYELQVRGFAAEQLARWVADRTDVQIRVIRPPNYAGPLLLGFLLAVIGGLAYLRRHNLEFLFNKNVWAVSALCFVLIMTSGQMWNHIRGPPYAHKNPSTGQVSYIHGSSQAQFVAETHIVLLFNAAVTMGMVLLCEAATSDMDIGKRKIMCVAGIGLVMLFFSWLLSIFRAKYHGYPYSFLMS